From the Saccharomyces paradoxus chromosome V, complete sequence genome, the window ATATACAATAGTGAGGAAGATATACTAAGAAATGGATATTATTTTAGGCATTCGTGTACAGGATTCTGTCATTCTAGCGTCCTCTAAGGCAGTCACAAGAGGTATTTCGGTTTTAAAAGATTCAGATGATAAAACAAGACAACTATCGCCACACACACTGATGAGTTTTGCTGGTGAGGCTGGTGATACCGTTCAATTCGCCGAATATATTCAAGCCAACATCCAATTATACTCCATTAGGGAAGATTATGAGCTTTCTCCACAAGCAGTATCTAGTTTTGTTAGACAGGAATTAGCCAAATCAATTAGATCGAGAAAGCCTTACCAAGTCAACGTATTGATTGGAGGCTatgacaaaaagaaaaataaaccAGAACTATATCAAATTGACTACTTGGGTACCAAAGTCGAATTACCCTATGGTGCTCATGGTTATTCAGGGTTTTAcacattttctttactaGATCATCATTATAGACCTGACATGACTACTGAGGAGGGCTTAGATTTACTAAAACTTTGTGTAAAAGagcttgaaaaaagaatgccAATGGATTTCAAGGGCGTCATTGTTAAAGTTGTGGATAAAGATGGCATAAGACAAGTGGATGATTTCCAGACACAGTGAAAGATCTTCAGTGTAACCAcacgaagaagatgattGCCAAAGACATACTAAAGTAGTTGTCCTCTCCGTTCataaaattaaataaagttattatagtttttttcatccgTTATAATAGCAAATGTATCAGAAATAAGACAATTTCCCATTTTTTGCTACCAATGCGAGATGTCTCTCCTCTGATCTATCACGAATCACAATTGATGCTAATACTACCTTGTTATAactaattcaaaaaaattgacaaTTATGTTACCCGTATAAccatattttgaagaaacaatCGAAGGATACATAAAGATAGCCCTTCGAGATGGTTTATTATTAGTTCAAATGCTGTCACTTCCCTGTGTTTATACGTTGTATTGTGCAGGACGGACATAGtcttcaacaaaagaaacacCGAGATAACTGGAATGTCTGATATATCGAAACTAATAGGAGCTGTGGTGGGATCTGATGACCCCGTGATCATTGAATTTGTACTGAACATTATAAATAAGTCCGCCAATTTGCAAGAGTTTATAcaaaatatccaaaaattggatGCCGGCATATCCTACGAGGACAGTACCAAGATGTATGATGCATTCTCAGGAAAgcaggaaaaagaaaaaatacgaaGTACAGTTATAGATCCACCGTTAAGTCAAAAAGTTCATCAAGTGCTGAAAGATGACGTTAATTTGGATGACCCTGTTGTGACTGAATTTGTTCTTAGCATTTTGAATAAATCTAAATCAATAACTGAGTTCCAGGGACAACTGAATTCGATGCAAAGCGGACTCGATAATGAAacaatcttcaaaatatatcaaattGCATCACCACCagtaataaaagaagaagcttcTGTTTTTCCAAGCACTAAGATCCCAATTAAGATAGAAGAAATCCGGGAAGAAACACAAAGAATAGAAAGTTTAGACCCTAGCCCTGTCCTTCATAAAGTTTATGAAGGTAGAGTGAGAAACATAACTTCTTTTGGCTGTTTTGTCCAAATTTTTGGGACACAGATGAAGAACTGCGATGGTTTAGTTCATATTTCAGAAATTTCAGAACAAAGAACATTGGATCCACACGATGTTGTGAAACAAGGCCAACACGTATTTGTCGAAGTgataaaaattcaaaataatagaaaaatatcGCTCTCGATGAAAAATGTTGATCAACATAGTGGAGAAACCagcaaaacaaataatgaaaGCGTCGAAGATAGAGGTAGATCCAGGGACACTCAAACAAgcaggaaaatgaaaaataaaattaaaagGCGCGCATTGACTTCACCGGAAAGATGGGAAATTCGGCAACTCATTGCTAGTGGTGCTGCTTCCATTGATGATTATCCCGAATTGAAAGATGAAATACCCATAAACACTTCCTATTTGACCGCAAAAAGGGAAGAGGGTAGTATCATCAACACTGAGACAGAGAACGTGGACTCAAAACcgaaagaagaacaagaaaaaaatgagacGGATGAAATTGATGTTGAGCTAAATACAGATGATGGGCCCAAGTTTTTAAAGGATCAGCAAGTCAAGGGGGCCAAGAAATATGAAATGCCTAAAATTACGAAAGTTCACAGAGGATTTATGAATCGTTCAGCAATGAACGGCTCAAATGCAATAAGAGATCacagagaagaaaaattaaggaaaaagaGAGAGATTGAACAACAAATTAGGAAGCAACAAGCATTCGATGATCCCACGAAGAACAGAAAGGATTCCAGGAACGAAATTCAAACGTTGAGAAATAAGCTGGTCGTTACCGAATGGGAAAGAAACAGGATGAATGAACCTATCTCATACGGCAAAAGAACTTCCATGCCAATCAGTGTACAGCGTCAAACTTTGCCTGTATATGCGATGAGATCAGAATTGATGCGCGCTGTGCGTGAAAATCAATTTTTGGTCATTGTTGGTGAGACAGGCTCGGGTAAAACCACTCAGATTACTCAATACTTAGATGAAGAAGGGTTTAGTAACTATGGGATGATCGGATGTACCCAACCTCGTAGGGTTGCTGCTGTGTCTGTTGCTAAAAGGGTAGCTGAAGAAGTTGGCTGCAAAGTTGGCCATGACGTTGGTTATACTATTAGGTTCGAAGATGTCACTAGCCCGAATACCAGAATAAAATATATGACTGATGGTATGTTACAAAGAGAGGCGTTGTTAGATCCTGAGATGTCAAAATATTCTGTTATCATGTTAGATGAGGCTCACGAAAGAACCGTGGCAACTGATGTTTTATTTgcattgttgaagaaagCGGCCATTAAAAGGCCAGAGTTAAAAGTAATAGTCACATCCGCCACTTTGAACTCTGCTAAATTTTCTGAATATTTCTTAAATTGTCCAATTATTAATATACCTGGTAAGACGTTTCCCGTGGAGGTGCTCTACTCACAGACGCCCCAAATGGATTATATAGAGGCAGCTTTGGATTGTGTAATCGACATCCATATTAATGAAGGGCCAGGTGATATTTTAGTCTTTCTGACCGGACAGGAAGAAATAGACTCATGCTGTGAAATTTTATATGATAGGGTAAAAACTTTGGGTGATAGCATTGGCGAATTACTGATTTTACCTGTTTATTCTGCTTTACCAAGTGAAATCCAatcgaaaatttttgaaccCACTCCAAAGGGCAGTAGAAAAGTTGTATTTGCTACAAATATTGCAGAAACTTCCATCACTATTGATGGCATTTATTATGTCGTAGACCCTGGATTTGCAAAAATCAACATTTATAATGCTAGAGCAGGTATCGAGCAGTTGATAGTGTCTCCAATCTCTCAAGCACAGgcaaatcaaagaaaaggtaGGGCGGGGAGAACAGGTCCTGGGAAATGCTATCGACTCTATACAGAATCCGCATTTTACAATGAAATGTTAGAAAACACGGTTCCagaaattcaaagacaaaatCTTTCTCATACTATTTTAATGCTAAAGGCCATGGGAATTAAtgatttattgaaatttgaCTTCATGGACCCACCGCCCAAAAATTTAATGCTTAACGCGCTGACAGAATTATACCACTTACAATCACTGGATGACGAGGGAAAATTAACAAAACTAGGTAAAGAGATGTCATTGTTTCCAATGGATCCCACTCTATCACGCTCCTTATTATCATCTGTTGATAAACAGTGTTCCGATGAAATTGTTACTATAATTTCAATGTTGTCAGTACAGAACGTTTTCTATCGTCCGAAAGATAAGCAATTGGAAGCCGATAACAAGAAGGCAAAGTTCCATCACCCATATGGTGACCATTTAACATTATTGAACGTTTACACTAGATGGAAACAGGCAAATTACTCAGAACAGTATTGCAAAACAAACTTTTTGCACTTTAGGCATTTGAAAAGAGCCAGAGATGTTAAAAGCCAAATCAGCATGATATTTAAGAAAATGGGACTAAGGTTGATAAGCTGTCATAGTGATCCTGATTTAGTTCGTAAAACATTTGTATCGGGGTTCTTCATGAATGCTGCAAAGCGAGACTCACAGGTGGGTTATAAAACCATCAATGGTGGTACAGAGGTTGGGATACATCCTTCGAGTTCATTGTACGGAAAAGAGTATGAATACGTGATATACCATAGTATTGTACTAACTAGCCGGGAATACATGTCACAGGTAACAAGCATTGAGCCCCAATGGCTCCTGGAAGTAGCACCTCATTTTTATAAAGCTGGAGATGCTGAAAGTCAATCTAGGAAGAGAGCAAAAATCATTCCATTGCATAATAAATTTGCCAAGGATCAAAATTCATGGAGACTGAGCTCAATAAGACAGTCAAGGGAAAGGGCATTAGGTATCAAGAGATAATATCGTAGCTTTTTATGCATCTATaattattgaatttttataGACCTATATTCATTCTTCGGTAAATTGATtatcaatttttccttcttcgAGGATTTTATGTGAAAAGTTATAGAGTAATGCTGACCGTTATTTAATTAAAAGCTGCCATTACTCGTTTAGTTGCAAAACGCCTTTCATCTTGCCTTCGACATTTTGTTGCTTCGGAGTCGCGGAgtatttaaaaaagaaaaagaataatagaGAGAACAATAGAGAGATCCGCGAAGGATACCAATTCAATCCTATCGAGGAAGGTACAATTGGGAACGCGGGAAAGAGCTCGAATAATGCTATTACCATTAACAAAGCTAAAACCGAGAGCGAAAGTTGCTGTTGTAGGAGGAGGCGTTTCAGGACTATGTTTTACGTATTTTTTAAGCAAGTTAAGACCAGATGTTGAAATCACACTGTTCGAATCACAGAATAGAACCGGGGGTTGGATATATTCTTGTACTACAAAAGACATGAGCGGGAAGCCAATTATGGTAGAGAAGGGACCCAGAACATTGAGGGGCGTATCAGACGGTACTGTTCTGATTATGGATACCCTTAGAGACTTGGGCAAAGAAGCTGTTGTCCAAAGGATTGATAAAGGTTGTATTGCAGACAGAAAGTTTCTGCTAGATCCTAGTGATAGACTGGTACAGGTTCCTGACTCCATATCGACAACAATTAAATTTCTTCTGAATCCGTTGGGAAAAGGACTTATTACAGGTATGATGGGAGAATGGTTCAGGAAGAAATCGCCACATCCTGGCGAAGACGAAAGCGTTGAATCCATTTGTTATAGAAGGTTTGGCAATAACTACATATCAAACAATATGATCAGTGCCTTACTAAGAGGTATTTATGGAGATGATGTTGCCCTACTAAGCGCGAAGAGGACGtttaagaaaatatattaCAACGAACTTAAGCATGGATCGAATACGCAAGCTATGATTGATAATATACGTGAAAAGTctaaaagtaaaaaaacGAAGAGTCTTCATCAGTCTCTAACCGGCTGTCTTAGCGATTACTCAAATGCGCTTGGAAAGGATAAGTCAAAGTTATTAGACTTATCAAACACACTAAAGAAATATCCCATGTTAGGCCTCGCTGGAGGTTTGGAAACATTTCCCAAGATAGTCAGAAATGCTTTGAACGAGTTTAGCAACGTCAAAATAATTACTGGTAATGCGGTGACGCAAATAATGGAGCGCCCTGCTAATGAAACGACAATCGGATTGAGAGTGAAGTCTGGCGACAAATACGAAGGATTCGACCATTTAAGGCTTACAATAACACCACCAAACATCGCTAAGTTGCTACCGAAGGATAAGAATCCATTATCCAAGTTGTTAGATGAGATCCAATCAAACACAATAATTTTGGTTAATTATTATTTGCCAAATAAAGATGTACTGGATGCCGATCTGCATGGATTTGGATACTTGGTGCCCAAATCTAATAAGAATCCAGGAAAACTGCTTGGTGTAATTTTTGATTCTGTTATcgaaagaaatttcaaaccACTTTTTGACAAGTTCTCTGCAAACCCGAACGCCCTCAAGAAATACACAAAAGTGACTGCGATGATAGGCGGTTGCATGCTGAACGAACATGGTGTGCCTGTAGTACCATCTAAGGAAGTAACCATCAGTGCAGTCAAAGATGCGCTGAACCATCACCTCGGTATCAGCAACAAGGACCTGGAAGCCGGTCAATGGGAATTCACTATCGCTGATAAATGCCTACCAAGATTTCATGTAGGTTACGACGCATGGCAAGATAAGGCTGAAAGGAAGTTTCAAGAAACCTATGGCCAAACAGTTTCACTGGGTGGAATGGGGTTCTCTAGAAGTCCCGGTGTCCCCGACGTTATTGTAGACGGCTTTAAAGACGCCTTACAACTCAGCAAATAAGTACTTATATATAGTTGGCTTTAGCAAACAActttttattgataaatgAGGCAGTTATCagttaataagaaaagtagTTAGCATCAAAAGACGATATTTAAATCAGCCAACTTTTTTAAGACAGCCTACGGGCCGTCAGAGTTTAACGCCGAGCCGCCGATGATGGGTTGGAGTCAAAACGAGAAAAGCTTGACATTAATTGGGGGGGTAGATTAAGCGATGATGGGTTGGAGCTATATAAAGCACAGGAGACCCATGGCTAAGAGGAATGGAGAGATGTAGAttacagaaaataaataagaaCAAGCGAGTTTTGAAATATGCCCGCTCCAGATTATGCTCTTACCGATTTGATTGAATCGGATCCTCGTTTTGAAAGCTTGAAAACAAGGTTAGCTGGTTACACCAAGGGCTCTGATGAATACATTGAGGAGCTATACTCCCAATTACCATTGACTAGCTACCCAAGGTATAAAacctttttgaagaaacaagCGGTTGCGATTTCAAATTCGGATAATGAGTCTGGCTTTAGCCCAATTTACAGGAGTTCCCTTTCCTCTGAAAATCTGATCAGCTGTgttgataaaaatttaagGACCGCGTACGACCACTTCATGTTTTCTGCTAGGAGGTGGCCTCAACGTGACTGCTTAGGTTCAAGGCCAATTGATAAAGCTACAGGTACCTGGGAGGAAACATACCGTTTTGAGCCGTATTCCACAGTATCTAAAAGATGTCATAATATCGGAAGTGGTATATTGTCCTTGGTAAACACGAAAAGGAAACGCCCTTTGGAAGCCAATGACTTTGTTGTTGCTATCCTGTCACACAACAATCCTGAATGGATCCTGACAGATTTGGCCTGTCAAGCGTATTCTCTAACCAATACGGCTTTGTACGAAACGCTAGGTCCAAAAACCTCCGAGTACATTTTAAATTTAACCGAAGCCCCCATTCTTATTTTTGCGAAATCCAATATGTATCATGTTTTGAAGATGCTACCTGATATGAAATTTGTCAATACTCTAGTTTGTATGGACGAACTAACTAATACTGAGCTTAATGTGCTAAACGAATCACTGCTACCCATCAAGTGTAACTCtttaaatgaaagaatcacttttttttcactggAGCAAGTAGAGCAAGTTGGTCGCTTTAATGAAATTCCTGCAATTCCGCCTACACCAGATTCCTTGTATACTATTTCGTTTACTTCTGGTACCACGGGTTTACCTAAAGGTGTAGAAATGTCTCACAGAAATATTGCGTCTGGGATAGCATTTGCTTTTTCCACTTTTAGAGTACCGCCAGATGAAAGAAACCAACAATTGCATGATATGTGTTTTCTGCCATTGGctcatatttttgaaagaatggTTATTGCCTATGATCTAGCCATCGGGTTTGGGATAGGCTTTTTGCATAGACCGGACCCAACTGTATTGGTGGAGGATTTGAAGATCTTGAAACCTTATGCAATTGCTTTGGTTCCTAGAATATTGACACGGTTCGAAGCAGGTATAAAGAATGCTTTGGATAAATCTGCTGTACAGAGAAATGTGGCAAATACTATATTGGATTCCAAGTCAGCCAGATTTACTGCGAAAGGTGGTCCAGATAAATCGATTATGAACTTTCTAGTTTACCATCGCGTACTGATTGATAAAATTAGAGACTCTTTAGGTTTGTCCAATAACTCATTTATAATTACCGGATCTGCCCCCATATCTAAGGACACGTTGCTTTTTTTAAGGAGTGCCTTGGATATTGGTATAAGGCAAGGCTACGGCTTAACCGAAACTTTTGCTGGTGTCTGTTTGAGCGaaccatttgaaaaagatgttGGATCATGTGGTGCCATAGGTATTTCCGCAGAATGTAGATTGAAGTCTGTCCCAGAAATGGGTTACCATGCCGACAAGGATTTAAGAGGTGAGCTACAGGTTCGTGGTCCACAGGTTTTTGAAAggtatttcaaaaatgcaGATGAAACTTCAAAAGCTATTGATCAAGATGGTTGGTTTTCTACCGGAGATGTTGCATTTATCGACGGGAAAGGCCGTATCAACGTCATTGATCGAGTcaagaactttttcaagttAGCACACGGCGAATACATTGCTCCagagaaaattgaaaacatttATTTATCATCATGTCCTTATATCACGCaaatatttgtttttggGGATCCTTTAAAGACATTTTTAGTTGGGATTGTTGGTGTTGATGTTGATGCGGCCCAACCAATTTTGGCTACAAAGCACCCAGAGGTGAAAACATGGACTAAGGAAGTGCTAGTAGAAAACCTAAACCGTAATACAAAGCTAAAGAAGGAATTTTTaaacaaaatcaataaatGCATCGATGGGCTAcaaggatttgaaaaattgcaCAACATCAAAGTTGGACTTGACCCTTTAACTCTCGAGGACGATGTTGTTACGCCAACTTTTAAAATAAAGCGTGCTAAAgcctcaaaatttttcaaagttacATTAGACCAGCTATATGACGAAGGCTCATTAATCAAGGCAGAAAAACTTTAGGTACTTATGACGATTTGAGACAcattttaaaataaaaaaaggatttttCACGTAAGAATATTTCTATGCACACCATACTGTAACTGAAAGAcagtttatatttttatatgtatacATACATAGTGGACTGCTTATTGTGTGTATTATAATTAACAGTAAGTATAAACTGGTTTTCGCTACTGCAGTACATAAGACTAGTggtttgaaagaattataagaataaagacatacatacatatttTCAACTATTTATACCgccaaatatttttctttgatttttttggaacTTTCTTATAGTATGAGGTTCAATTAGTAAAAGTGGTACACTCTATTTTGAATCAGCGGCGTAGATACCGCTGTTCCATAAAGCACTAGATATGGCTGGTCCACCTAGTGGAGTACCATGGGGCACTGGTGACCATTCTGATAACTTGGCTTGGTGCAATACCGGCAAACAGGGTAGAAAACGGCTGAGTTTACAATATGAATTTAAAGAATGCAAAAATGTAAGGTGATCTTGTACTGATGTTCTTCGTAACGCGTCTACGCGTTGAAGAAGTTATTAGTCAAATGGCGAAAAAAACACTTGAAACAGgtcaaaaaatcttgaagaCAGgtacaaaagaaaggacAACATTCCACCAAATCAGGTACGAAGCAATGAGTGCGGGTATCGGAGAATCACGTACAGAGTTGCTTACATGGCTGAATGGGCTCCTTAACTtgaattacaaaaaaatcgaGGAATGTGGGACGGGAGCAGCATATTGCCAAATAATGGATTCAATTTATGGAGATTTGCCCATGAACAGAGTAAAGTTCAATGCCACGGCAGAATATGAGTTTCAAACGAActataaaattttacagAGTTGCTTTAGTAGACATGGAATCGAGAAAACAGTGTACGTTGATAAATTAATCAGATGTAAATTTCAAGATAATTTAGAGTTCTTGCAATGGTTGAAAAAACACTGGATTCGACATAAAGATGAAAGCGTGTATGATCCAGATGCAAGACGTAAGTATCGTCCCATTATAACGAATAATAGCGCAATCAAAACCCGTACAGTATCCAATCCTACCACCGCAAAAAGGTCATCAAGCACAGGGACAGGCAGCGCCGTACCAGGAGGATTAACAACAAGACATTCTTCACTGGGAATAAACAGCAGCAGAAAAACCAGTGTCACACAAGGTCAGCTGGTAGCAATACAAGCGGAATTATCCAAATCTCAGGAAACAATTGGTTCATTGAATGAAGAGATAGAACAGTACAAAGGAACAGTAAGCACTCTAGAGATTGAAAGGGAATTTTACTTCAACAAACTGCGTGACATAGAGATCCTCGTCCACACTACACAAGATCTAATAAATGAAGGTGTTTATAAATTCAATGATGAGACCATCACCGGCCACGGTAATGGCAATGGGGGAGCACTATTAAGATTCGTAAAAAAGGTGGAAAGCATTTTGTATGCTACTGCGGAAGGATTTGAAAtgaatgatgatgaggatgaattGGGTGGTAAAAATGTGGGTGAACATGGAACTGTACCGAACGAGGGCGGCtatgaaaatatcaatggCAGTGTCAATGGTGACGAGGGTAGTAACCATGATGTGATAATGCAGAATGACGGAAGTAACGTTGGCATGAGCAA encodes:
- the BIM1 gene encoding microtubule-binding protein BIM1 (Microtubule plus end-tracking protein~similar to YER016W), with protein sequence MAKKTLETGQKILKTGTKERTTFHQIRYEAMSAGIGESRTELLTWLNGLLNLNYKKIEECGTGAAYCQIMDSIYGDLPMNRVKFNATAEYEFQTNYKILQSCFSRHGIEKTVYVDKLIRCKFQDNLEFLQWLKKHWIRHKDESVYDPDARRKYRPIITNNSAIKTRTVSNPTTAKRSSSTGTGSAVPGGLTTRHSSLGINSSRKTSVTQGQLVAIQAELSKSQETIGSLNEEIEQYKGTVSTLEIEREFYFNKLRDIEILVHTTQDLINEGVYKFNDETITGHGNGNGGALLRFVKKVESILYATAEGFEMNDDEDELGGKNVGEHGTVPNEGGYENINGSVNGDEGSNHDVIMQNDGSNVGMSNNLIIDEETF
- the PRP22 gene encoding DEAH-box ATP-dependent RNA helicase PRP22 (DEAH-box RNA-dependent ATPase/ATP-dependent RNA helicase~similar to YER013W); the encoded protein is MSDISKLIGAVVGSDDPVIIEFVLNIINKSANLQEFIQNIQKLDAGISYEDSTKMYDAFSGKQEKEKIRSTVIDPPLSQKVHQVLKDDVNLDDPVVTEFVLSILNKSKSITEFQGQLNSMQSGLDNETIFKIYQIASPPVIKEEASVFPSTKIPIKIEEIREETQRIESLDPSPVLHKVYEGRVRNITSFGCFVQIFGTQMKNCDGLVHISEISEQRTLDPHDVVKQGQHVFVEVIKIQNNRKISLSMKNVDQHSGETSKTNNESVEDRGRSRDTQTSRKMKNKIKRRALTSPERWEIRQLIASGAASIDDYPELKDEIPINTSYLTAKREEGSIINTETENVDSKPKEEQEKNETDEIDVELNTDDGPKFLKDQQVKGAKKYEMPKITKVHRGFMNRSAMNGSNAIRDHREEKLRKKREIEQQIRKQQAFDDPTKNRKDSRNEIQTLRNKLVVTEWERNRMNEPISYGKRTSMPISVQRQTLPVYAMRSELMRAVRENQFLVIVGETGSGKTTQITQYLDEEGFSNYGMIGCTQPRRVAAVSVAKRVAEEVGCKVGHDVGYTIRFEDVTSPNTRIKYMTDGMLQREALLDPEMSKYSVIMLDEAHERTVATDVLFALLKKAAIKRPELKVIVTSATLNSAKFSEYFLNCPIINIPGKTFPVEVLYSQTPQMDYIEAALDCVIDIHINEGPGDILVFLTGQEEIDSCCEILYDRVKTLGDSIGELLILPVYSALPSEIQSKIFEPTPKGSRKVVFATNIAETSITIDGIYYVVDPGFAKINIYNARAGIEQLIVSPISQAQANQRKGRAGRTGPGKCYRLYTESAFYNEMLENTVPEIQRQNLSHTILMLKAMGINDLLKFDFMDPPPKNLMLNALTELYHLQSLDDEGKLTKLGKEMSLFPMDPTLSRSLLSSVDKQCSDEIVTIISMLSVQNVFYRPKDKQLEADNKKAKFHHPYGDHLTLLNVYTRWKQANYSEQYCKTNFLHFRHLKRARDVKSQISMIFKKMGLRLISCHSDPDLVRKTFVSGFFMNAAKRDSQVGYKTINGGTEVGIHPSSSLYGKEYEYVIYHSIVLTSREYMSQVTSIEPQWLLEVAPHFYKAGDAESQSRKRAKIIPLHNKFAKDQNSWRLSSIRQSRERALGIKR
- the HEM14 gene encoding oxygen-dependent protoporphyrinogen oxidase (Protoporphyrinogen oxidase~similar to YER014W); translated protein: MLLPLTKLKPRAKVAVVGGGVSGLCFTYFLSKLRPDVEITLFESQNRTGGWIYSCTTKDMSGKPIMVEKGPRTLRGVSDGTVLIMDTLRDLGKEAVVQRIDKGCIADRKFLLDPSDRLVQVPDSISTTIKFLLNPLGKGLITGMMGEWFRKKSPHPGEDESVESICYRRFGNNYISNNMISALLRGIYGDDVALLSAKRTFKKIYYNELKHGSNTQAMIDNIREKSKSKKTKSLHQSLTGCLSDYSNALGKDKSKLLDLSNTLKKYPMLGLAGGLETFPKIVRNALNEFSNVKIITGNAVTQIMERPANETTIGLRVKSGDKYEGFDHLRLTITPPNIAKLLPKDKNPLSKLLDEIQSNTIILVNYYLPNKDVLDADLHGFGYLVPKSNKNPGKLLGVIFDSVIERNFKPLFDKFSANPNALKKYTKVTAMIGGCMLNEHGVPVVPSKEVTISAVKDALNHHLGISNKDLEAGQWEFTIADKCLPRFHVGYDAWQDKAERKFQETYGQTVSLGGMGFSRSPGVPDVIVDGFKDALQLSK
- the PRE1 gene encoding proteasome core particle subunit beta 4 (Beta 4 subunit of the 20S proteasome~similar to YER012W); translation: MDIILGIRVQDSVILASSKAVTRGISVLKDSDDKTRQLSPHTLMSFAGEAGDTVQFAEYIQANIQLYSIREDYELSPQAVSSFVRQELAKSIRSRKPYQVNVLIGGYDKKKNKPELYQIDYLGTKVELPYGAHGYSGFYTFSLLDHHYRPDMTTEEGLDLLKLCVKELEKRMPMDFKGVIVKVVDKDGIRQVDDFQTQ
- the FAA2 gene encoding medium-chain fatty acid-CoA ligase FAA2 (Medium chain fatty acyl-CoA synthetase~similar to YER015W), giving the protein MPAPDYALTDLIESDPRFESLKTRLAGYTKGSDEYIEELYSQLPLTSYPRYKTFLKKQAVAISNSDNESGFSPIYRSSLSSENLISCVDKNLRTAYDHFMFSARRWPQRDCLGSRPIDKATGTWEETYRFEPYSTVSKRCHNIGSGILSLVNTKRKRPLEANDFVVAILSHNNPEWILTDLACQAYSLTNTALYETLGPKTSEYILNLTEAPILIFAKSNMYHVLKMLPDMKFVNTLVCMDELTNTELNVLNESLLPIKCNSLNERITFFSLEQVEQVGRFNEIPAIPPTPDSLYTISFTSGTTGLPKGVEMSHRNIASGIAFAFSTFRVPPDERNQQLHDMCFLPLAHIFERMVIAYDLAIGFGIGFLHRPDPTVLVEDLKILKPYAIALVPRILTRFEAGIKNALDKSAVQRNVANTILDSKSARFTAKGGPDKSIMNFLVYHRVLIDKIRDSLGLSNNSFIITGSAPISKDTLLFLRSALDIGIRQGYGLTETFAGVCLSEPFEKDVGSCGAIGISAECRLKSVPEMGYHADKDLRGELQVRGPQVFERYFKNADETSKAIDQDGWFSTGDVAFIDGKGRINVIDRVKNFFKLAHGEYIAPEKIENIYLSSCPYITQIFVFGDPLKTFLVGIVGVDVDAAQPILATKHPEVKTWTKEVLVENLNRNTKLKKEFLNKINKCIDGLQGFEKLHNIKVGLDPLTLEDDVVTPTFKIKRAKASKFFKVTLDQLYDEGSLIKAEKL